A genomic segment from Thermotoga neapolitana DSM 4359 encodes:
- a CDS encoding alpha/beta fold hydrolase, whose translation MKPLFVVIVLIGVSVLGFELILESTPTLYDVVEYYAGNWCIFRMVYDGTIDPHNPPLLETNATVVGKVIKWKIPEEKLLEVYEADSSMNLVVIHGMDAREYTGEMTPYKKEIVKVFKEIGERLKVNVFLFVYPTLVADPERSAERFLELTRNMQNIIIFAHSMGGLVAEHIASKKPDNVKGIVFSGTPHLGSPLADILFIDPDRYEEELFVSRKEAENLRAALLVSYAGFSVTYAPGYKFLLWGRKPEDFTKVPFVNLVGIIPLDSIESVPEILMNMITTSAWDTLGLVGLKLLADSVSVLKDEFKKTDGMVPYVSASYGGNTLVFNADHEDLYKKKDIIFEGLSYLLLRIIEK comes from the coding sequence ATGAAACCTCTTTTCGTCGTGATCGTATTGATCGGTGTGTCGGTACTTGGTTTTGAACTGATTCTGGAATCCACTCCCACTCTGTACGATGTGGTGGAATACTACGCAGGAAACTGGTGTATATTCAGGATGGTCTACGATGGAACGATAGATCCACACAATCCACCACTTCTTGAGACGAACGCAACGGTCGTTGGAAAGGTGATAAAGTGGAAAATACCTGAGGAGAAATTGTTGGAAGTCTACGAAGCTGACTCTTCAATGAACCTTGTGGTGATACACGGAATGGATGCCAGAGAGTACACAGGGGAGATGACACCGTACAAAAAGGAGATCGTGAAAGTCTTCAAGGAGATAGGCGAAAGGCTGAAAGTGAACGTTTTTCTCTTTGTGTACCCAACCCTGGTGGCGGATCCTGAAAGATCGGCCGAGAGGTTTCTCGAACTGACCAGGAACATGCAAAACATCATCATTTTCGCCCACAGTATGGGAGGTCTGGTGGCAGAGCACATAGCAAGTAAAAAGCCTGATAATGTGAAAGGAATCGTCTTTTCCGGCACCCCACACCTTGGAAGCCCACTGGCCGATATCCTGTTCATCGATCCAGATCGATACGAAGAGGAACTCTTCGTCTCCAGAAAAGAAGCAGAAAATCTCAGAGCAGCTTTACTCGTTTCCTACGCAGGATTCAGTGTGACTTACGCACCCGGATACAAGTTCCTCCTCTGGGGAAGAAAACCGGAAGATTTCACAAAAGTGCCATTCGTGAATCTTGTGGGAATCATTCCTCTCGACAGTATCGAAAGCGTTCCAGAAATCCTGATGAACATGATCACAACATCCGCATGGGACACACTGGGACTCGTTGGTTTGAAACTGCTGGCAGATAGCGTATCCGTTTTGAAAGACGAATTTAAAAAGACGGATGGGATGGTTCCTTATGTCAGCGCATCCTACGGTGGAAACACTCTTGTTTTCAACGCCGATCACGAGGATCTGTATAAAAAGAAAGATATAATTTTTGAAGGACTGTCTTACCTGCTTTTGAGAATCATTGAAAAGTGA
- the aguA gene encoding xylan alpha-(1->2)-glucuronosidase, producing MNYTMCWLEYRKLPENTISNLKDWFSSVSILESDASALKNEIREFSEKSLDITPRFHSRPLKKKKYIMIGSLDSLPFGIEEDPGEEGFILRTQNWNGSKILVVTGKTKRSLVYAVFDLIRRIRLGEDIEKMNVLEKPKAKFRMLNHWDNLDGSVERGYAGNSIFFKDNRIIVNQRTRDYARLLASIGINGVVINNVNVKKQEVLLIEPVYLKKLKRLADLFREYGIRLYLSINFASPMYLGGLDTADPLDERVARWWREKAREIYDYIPDFGGFLVKADSEFNPGPHMFGRDHAEGANMLARALAPFGGVVIWRAFVYNCLQDWRDYKTDRARAAYDNFKPLDGKFDDNVIVQIKYGPMDFQVREPVNPLFGGLEKTNQILELQITQEYTGQQIHLCFLGTLWKEILEFDTFAKGKGSYVKRIVDGTLFGRENNGFAGVSNVGDSVNWTGHDLAQANLYAFGKLAWNPDEDIEKIVEDWIRLTFGDDRKVLENVSYMLLKSHRTYEKYTTPFGLGWMVNPGHHYGPNPEGYEYSKWGTYHRANWEAIGVDRTSRGTGYTLQYHSPWREIFDDINTCPEDLLLFFHRVRYDHRLKSGKTLIQAMYDLHFEGVEEVEKFIRKWEELKDRVPYDVFERVRERLHTQLEHAKEWRDVINTYFYRRTGIPDEKGRKIYP from the coding sequence GTGAATTACACGATGTGCTGGCTGGAGTACAGAAAACTTCCAGAGAACACCATTTCGAATTTGAAGGACTGGTTTTCGAGTGTTTCCATCCTGGAGTCCGACGCTTCTGCCCTGAAAAACGAGATCAGAGAATTCTCTGAAAAATCACTCGACATCACTCCAAGGTTTCACTCCAGACCTCTGAAAAAGAAAAAGTACATCATGATAGGATCTTTGGACTCTCTACCCTTCGGGATCGAAGAAGATCCCGGCGAAGAAGGGTTCATTTTGAGAACACAGAACTGGAACGGATCGAAGATTCTTGTTGTGACCGGAAAGACGAAGAGATCTCTCGTGTACGCTGTTTTCGATCTGATAAGAAGGATAAGACTCGGTGAGGATATAGAGAAAATGAATGTTCTGGAAAAGCCAAAGGCAAAGTTTCGTATGCTGAATCACTGGGACAATCTCGATGGATCGGTTGAAAGAGGATATGCGGGCAACTCCATCTTCTTCAAAGACAACAGGATCATCGTAAATCAGAGAACAAGGGATTACGCGAGGCTTCTTGCATCGATCGGCATAAACGGCGTGGTCATAAACAACGTGAACGTCAAGAAACAGGAAGTTTTGCTGATAGAGCCCGTTTACTTAAAGAAGTTGAAAAGACTGGCAGACCTTTTCAGAGAGTATGGGATCAGGCTGTACCTGAGTATAAATTTTGCTTCTCCCATGTACCTGGGAGGACTGGACACGGCCGATCCTCTCGATGAACGTGTGGCTCGCTGGTGGAGAGAAAAGGCAAGAGAAATATACGACTATATCCCGGATTTCGGAGGGTTCCTCGTGAAGGCCGATTCTGAGTTCAATCCTGGCCCACACATGTTTGGAAGAGATCACGCAGAGGGAGCGAACATGCTTGCAAGAGCACTTGCTCCGTTCGGAGGTGTTGTGATATGGAGGGCGTTCGTCTACAACTGTCTTCAGGACTGGAGAGATTACAAAACAGACAGGGCCAGGGCGGCTTACGACAATTTCAAACCTCTCGATGGTAAGTTCGACGACAACGTGATCGTTCAGATAAAGTACGGGCCGATGGACTTTCAGGTGAGAGAGCCCGTCAACCCTCTTTTTGGTGGTCTGGAAAAGACGAATCAGATTCTGGAGCTTCAGATCACTCAGGAGTACACGGGTCAGCAGATCCATCTGTGTTTTCTTGGTACCCTCTGGAAGGAAATACTGGAGTTCGATACGTTCGCAAAGGGGAAGGGTTCCTATGTGAAAAGGATCGTGGATGGAACCCTCTTTGGTCGAGAGAACAACGGTTTTGCCGGTGTTTCCAACGTCGGAGACAGTGTGAACTGGACGGGTCACGATCTGGCACAGGCCAATCTCTACGCCTTTGGAAAACTCGCGTGGAACCCAGACGAAGACATAGAAAAGATCGTTGAAGACTGGATAAGGCTCACCTTTGGAGACGACAGGAAAGTTCTGGAAAACGTCTCTTACATGCTTTTGAAATCACACAGAACTTACGAGAAGTACACCACTCCCTTTGGGCTTGGCTGGATGGTGAATCCGGGGCACCACTATGGACCAAATCCGGAAGGTTACGAATACTCGAAGTGGGGTACCTATCACAGGGCGAATTGGGAGGCGATCGGTGTCGACAGAACTTCCAGGGGAACTGGTTACACCCTCCAGTACCACTCTCCCTGGAGGGAAATATTCGACGACATCAACACATGCCCCGAGGATCTTCTTCTCTTCTTCCACAGGGTGAGGTACGACCACCGGTTGAAATCGGGAAAGACGTTGATTCAGGCGATGTACGATCTCCACTTCGAAGGTGTGGAAGAAGTGGAGAAGTTCATAAGAAAGTGGGAAGAATTAAAAGATAGGGTCCCGTACGATGTTTTTGAAAGGGTACGAGAGCGTCTACACACACAACTTGAACACGCAAAAGAGTGGCGCGATGTGATCAACACGTACTTCTACAGAAGAACTGGTATTCCCGATGAGAAGGGAAGAAAGATATACCCGTGA
- a CDS encoding ABC transporter ATP-binding protein: MSPEKFLLRYAGKYWYLFLVGTVLSLALTVLEILPPRLMKTAIDTFLTGKGLTITERFQGIVTTAFIILGIRGLSFLFGFASTYVTGYAGAKIVLLMRRDVFSHVVSLPYSFFTKIPSGVVTTRIVNDTQNIQEFFSSVVTSVIMDVLLLGAVVFSLVQISKELFGHVYYLLPIIAISILLFRYFDRRAYRKVRTNLARLNAFLAEHIAGVNIIKILNLEKHKEEEFSHVSEAYYRSLMEQLYVFGIFRPLMDFLYFLGVSLVIWYGARYIADRTLGFGALYAFVSYLDMFFRPLRDLSEKYDIIQNSMASSEKILNLLKEEKETVGDPNGPGQISKGLLRFEKVWFSYDGENWVLKDVDLEFHPGKLYAIVGETGAGKSTLMSLINGLYIPQKGRILIDEIPLLAYNLKVARRQIAAVPQDVMLFSGTILDNIRLFDERIPEKEVLRALERVHAMDIIERLPGGIHYEIVERGTTLSAGERQLIALARAVLFDAKIFILDEATSNVDVITEMKIQESLRELSKERTVIMIAHRLSTVRDADEIVVIHNGRVVEKGTHSELLGRKGVYYRLYRIQFENV; encoded by the coding sequence TTGAGTCCGGAGAAATTTCTGCTGAGATACGCAGGAAAATACTGGTACCTTTTTCTTGTGGGAACCGTTCTGTCGCTTGCCCTCACAGTACTGGAGATTCTTCCACCCCGTCTCATGAAAACGGCGATCGACACCTTCCTGACTGGAAAGGGTCTGACGATCACCGAGCGTTTCCAGGGAATTGTTACGACCGCTTTCATCATACTGGGAATAAGAGGGCTTTCCTTTCTCTTTGGCTTCGCCAGCACTTACGTAACAGGATACGCCGGAGCAAAGATCGTACTTCTTATGAGAAGGGATGTATTTTCCCACGTTGTTTCTCTTCCCTACTCTTTCTTCACGAAGATACCTTCCGGTGTAGTCACCACCAGAATCGTCAACGACACTCAGAACATCCAGGAGTTTTTCTCCTCTGTCGTCACGAGCGTGATCATGGATGTTCTTCTACTCGGGGCTGTGGTTTTTTCTCTCGTTCAGATCAGCAAGGAGCTTTTTGGTCACGTTTACTACCTTCTTCCGATTATAGCCATCTCGATACTACTTTTCAGATACTTCGATAGAAGGGCTTACAGAAAAGTCAGAACCAACCTTGCCCGTCTCAACGCCTTTCTGGCAGAACACATAGCGGGTGTGAACATCATAAAGATCCTGAATCTCGAAAAACACAAAGAAGAAGAGTTCTCTCACGTTTCGGAGGCTTATTACAGGTCCCTGATGGAGCAGCTCTATGTCTTTGGAATCTTCAGGCCTCTCATGGACTTCCTCTATTTTCTAGGAGTCAGTCTGGTCATATGGTACGGTGCCAGATACATCGCAGATCGCACCCTGGGTTTTGGGGCCCTTTATGCTTTCGTTTCTTACCTTGACATGTTCTTCAGGCCGCTCAGGGATCTCTCTGAAAAGTACGATATAATACAGAATTCCATGGCATCCTCTGAAAAGATTCTGAACCTTCTAAAAGAGGAGAAGGAAACGGTGGGAGATCCGAATGGTCCCGGCCAGATTTCAAAAGGACTTCTTCGTTTTGAAAAGGTCTGGTTCTCCTACGATGGTGAAAACTGGGTCTTGAAAGACGTTGATCTGGAGTTCCATCCTGGAAAGCTCTACGCCATTGTTGGAGAAACGGGTGCAGGAAAGTCCACTCTGATGAGTTTGATAAACGGCCTCTACATTCCTCAGAAGGGAAGGATACTCATCGATGAAATACCCTTGCTTGCGTACAATCTGAAAGTTGCCAGAAGGCAAATTGCTGCAGTTCCTCAGGATGTGATGCTTTTCAGTGGAACGATACTGGATAACATCAGGCTTTTCGACGAGAGAATACCGGAAAAAGAGGTCCTAAGAGCCCTGGAAAGGGTGCACGCAATGGATATAATCGAAAGGCTACCGGGAGGAATTCACTACGAGATCGTGGAGAGGGGAACCACTCTATCGGCTGGAGAAAGACAGCTCATAGCTCTCGCACGGGCGGTGCTGTTCGACGCGAAGATCTTCATCCTGGACGAAGCCACAAGCAACGTGGACGTGATAACGGAGATGAAGATACAGGAATCCCTGAGAGAACTCTCAAAAGAAAGAACGGTGATAATGATAGCCCACAGGCTTTCAACTGTAAGGGACGCAGACGAGATAGTGGTGATTCATAATGGCAGAGTAGTGGAAAAAGGAACTCACTCCGAACTGCTCGGAAGAAAAGGTGTGTATTAC
- the feoB gene encoding ferrous iron transport protein B, with protein MPVKSLTRKSETATVKVALAGCPNVGKTSLFNALTGTKQYVANWPGVTVEKKEGSFTHRGYRINLVDLPGTYSLGYSSIDEKIARDYILKGDADLVVVVADSVNPEQSLYLLLEILEMEKKVILVLTAIDEARKLGIKIDRYELQKHLGVPVVFTSAVTGEGIEKLKDRIVEYHEENDVFHRIVIKYEEKVESKISQIESVLRGKKIGVNPRYFALKYLSGDPEFYNEGVKLGLPELSEEERIAYRLLISKKKREYIESIVKEAYSNAKGKPLSLSEAIDHVLTHKFLAFPLFFALMYLVFKFTFDIAQVFADLLDLAFSHLGSFVIATFGENAITSLIADGIVGGVGSVLVFVPNIFAMFLALGFLEESGYLPRAAFVMDRIMEKFKLSGRAFMSLILGFGCNVPSIMATRSIDDPKERLVTILIAPFMSCSARLPVYLLILRIFFPKSSAAMLFLIYSLSILVTLLSSVFINWLFYRGRTSPLIMELPRYRMPTFRNLYIYTWNRGKHFLRKAGTIIFVSAVLIWVLSYFPAGGDVEKSFSAMIGKSLEWIFKPFGYSWKVVTSLFYGAVAKEVIVSTMAMLYGFEEETLLGAKEALSLEMDPVTSIAFLVFVMAYIPCLATIATIYSETGSLKWTLFSIGYSLTVAYVLSLIVLYAGKMVVMLA; from the coding sequence ATGCCGGTGAAGAGTCTGACCCGCAAAAGTGAAACTGCCACCGTAAAGGTTGCACTCGCTGGCTGTCCAAACGTTGGAAAGACGAGTTTGTTCAATGCACTAACGGGCACAAAACAGTACGTTGCGAACTGGCCCGGAGTGACTGTAGAGAAAAAAGAAGGCTCTTTCACCCACAGGGGTTATAGAATAAACCTGGTTGACCTTCCCGGAACCTATTCCCTTGGATATTCCTCGATAGATGAGAAGATAGCACGGGATTACATCCTGAAAGGCGACGCGGATCTTGTTGTGGTCGTTGCAGACTCCGTCAACCCGGAGCAGAGTCTCTATCTGTTGCTTGAGATCCTCGAGATGGAAAAAAAGGTGATCCTTGTCCTTACCGCCATAGATGAAGCCAGAAAACTTGGTATCAAAATCGATCGGTACGAACTTCAAAAACACCTTGGAGTACCTGTGGTTTTCACCTCCGCCGTCACCGGTGAGGGAATCGAAAAACTCAAAGATAGGATCGTTGAGTACCACGAGGAAAACGATGTTTTTCACAGGATAGTGATAAAGTACGAGGAAAAAGTAGAATCGAAAATATCGCAGATCGAAAGTGTTCTGAGAGGGAAAAAGATTGGAGTGAACCCAAGGTACTTCGCTTTGAAATACCTTTCGGGCGATCCGGAGTTCTACAATGAAGGAGTGAAACTTGGACTTCCAGAATTGAGTGAGGAAGAGAGAATAGCCTACCGTCTTCTCATCTCAAAGAAAAAGCGAGAGTACATCGAAAGTATTGTGAAAGAAGCGTATTCCAACGCGAAAGGAAAGCCTTTGTCTCTGTCGGAAGCGATAGACCACGTTCTGACACACAAATTCCTGGCCTTTCCCCTCTTCTTTGCCCTGATGTATCTTGTGTTCAAATTCACCTTCGATATAGCACAGGTTTTTGCAGACCTTCTCGACCTTGCCTTCTCACACCTCGGATCTTTCGTGATAGCAACTTTTGGAGAAAACGCTATAACCTCTCTCATCGCCGACGGCATTGTGGGTGGGGTGGGAAGTGTCCTGGTGTTTGTTCCGAACATCTTTGCGATGTTTCTTGCACTCGGCTTTCTGGAAGAGAGCGGGTACCTCCCGAGAGCGGCCTTCGTGATGGACAGGATCATGGAGAAGTTCAAACTGAGCGGGAGGGCATTCATGTCACTCATTCTTGGGTTTGGCTGCAACGTGCCTTCCATCATGGCCACCAGATCCATAGACGACCCGAAAGAAAGGCTCGTTACGATCCTCATCGCTCCGTTCATGAGCTGCAGTGCAAGACTTCCCGTGTACCTTCTCATCCTGAGAATTTTCTTCCCCAAATCTTCCGCTGCCATGCTGTTTTTGATCTACTCTCTGAGTATCCTCGTCACACTCCTTTCGTCTGTCTTCATAAACTGGCTGTTCTATAGAGGAAGAACCTCTCCACTGATAATGGAACTTCCAAGGTACAGAATGCCCACCTTCAGAAATCTCTACATATACACCTGGAACAGGGGGAAGCATTTTCTGAGAAAAGCCGGAACGATCATCTTTGTTTCGGCAGTCCTCATATGGGTTCTGAGTTATTTCCCGGCAGGTGGGGACGTTGAGAAGAGTTTCTCCGCAATGATAGGGAAGTCTCTGGAGTGGATTTTCAAACCCTTTGGATACTCCTGGAAGGTGGTGACCTCCCTCTTCTATGGTGCTGTGGCCAAAGAGGTGATCGTCTCTACGATGGCGATGCTTTACGGTTTTGAAGAAGAAACGCTCCTTGGGGCGAAAGAGGCACTTTCTCTGGAGATGGATCCCGTCACCTCCATTGCCTTTCTTGTCTTTGTGATGGCGTACATTCCCTGCCTTGCAACGATCGCAACCATATACTCCGAGACGGGCAGTCTGAAGTGGACACTCTTTTCGATCGGATACTCCCTGACGGTTGCGTACGTGCTGTCTCTGATCGTGCTCTACGCTGGAAAGATGGTGGTGATGCTGGCATGA
- a CDS encoding DUF362 domain-containing protein encodes MLVKPNLISARRPEEAVTTHPLILKGVLEFLIDLGTKPFVGDSPAFSSFKRVVRVTGVEDVCTELKVPCVPLDDPVEVNGEIFQKIKISRKVLEADKVVNLPKLKTHSQMVMTLGVKNTFGCVVGLEKSSWHMRAKNYDDFANLLIDIHRIVSPILTILDGVEGMEGNGPTNGKKRFFGVVGVSRNAFALDEAVCRALGVDHFVYTVKHSRKRKLVPDYETVGHFQASIELPSTVSTLDRLSRTFSRFFVKYPRIDTGKCVKCRLCEERCPASAIDISSQRIDYQKCIRCYVCHEVCPHDAIKLVRNFLR; translated from the coding sequence GTGCTTGTCAAGCCGAATCTCATCTCTGCAAGAAGACCAGAAGAAGCCGTCACAACACATCCTCTCATTCTAAAAGGTGTGCTTGAGTTTCTGATCGATCTTGGAACAAAGCCCTTCGTGGGAGACAGCCCCGCCTTCAGCAGTTTCAAAAGGGTGGTCAGGGTCACAGGTGTTGAGGATGTCTGCACAGAACTGAAGGTTCCATGCGTTCCTCTGGACGATCCTGTGGAAGTGAACGGTGAGATATTCCAGAAGATAAAGATCTCAAGAAAAGTGCTGGAAGCGGACAAAGTTGTCAACCTTCCAAAGCTTAAGACCCATTCCCAGATGGTGATGACGCTTGGTGTGAAAAACACCTTCGGATGCGTGGTGGGACTTGAGAAGTCTTCCTGGCATATGAGGGCAAAGAACTACGACGACTTTGCAAACCTTCTGATAGACATTCACCGCATCGTTTCACCGATTCTTACGATCCTCGATGGGGTTGAAGGTATGGAAGGAAACGGGCCCACAAACGGAAAAAAGAGATTCTTCGGTGTTGTAGGTGTCTCAAGAAATGCCTTTGCACTCGATGAGGCTGTTTGTAGGGCACTGGGAGTAGATCACTTCGTTTACACGGTGAAACACTCAAGAAAGAGGAAACTGGTGCCTGATTACGAAACAGTCGGCCACTTTCAGGCTTCCATAGAACTTCCTTCCACCGTTTCCACGCTCGACAGACTTTCAAGAACTTTTTCGAGATTCTTTGTAAAGTATCCCAGAATAGACACAGGAAAATGTGTGAAGTGTCGCCTGTGCGAAGAGAGATGCCCCGCCTCGGCGATAGACATCTCCTCCCAGAGGATTGATTATCAAAAATGCATAAGGTGCTACGTCTGTCACGAAGTGTGTCCCCACGATGCCATAAAACTTGTCAGAAATTTCCTGCGATAG
- a CDS encoding FeoA domain-containing protein → MRLSKLIPGVRARIKRLEIPGELNEKLVGMGFIPEEEIEIVRVAPFGDPIVCRIGERNITLRKKEADFIEVEVLSEELPLLLAEDGIYEITDLKGGRRFLTRMKALGVEKGKKISVLRGRYNMEGKEIPLGRGEAMKIWVRRVDDAGEESDPQK, encoded by the coding sequence ATGAGACTTTCCAAACTCATCCCGGGTGTTCGAGCAAGGATCAAACGCCTGGAAATTCCTGGAGAACTCAATGAGAAACTCGTGGGTATGGGTTTTATCCCGGAAGAAGAGATAGAGATCGTTCGAGTGGCACCCTTCGGTGATCCCATAGTTTGCAGAATTGGAGAAAGGAACATCACCCTGAGAAAGAAAGAGGCGGATTTCATAGAAGTGGAAGTGCTGTCTGAGGAATTGCCGCTTCTTCTTGCAGAAGATGGAATCTATGAAATCACAGATTTGAAAGGTGGAAGAAGGTTTCTGACCAGAATGAAAGCCCTTGGAGTGGAAAAGGGAAAGAAGATATCGGTTTTGAGGGGAAGGTACAACATGGAAGGAAAAGAGATACCACTGGGGCGAGGAGAGGCCATGAAGATCTGGGTGAGGAGGGTCGATGATGCCGGTGAAGAGTCTGACCCGCAAAAGTGA